The following proteins are encoded in a genomic region of Desulfurococcaceae archaeon:
- a CDS encoding radical SAM protein → MQIAVIDALARAQGERYATFDVVGSGPRIVAGISEEFGEVSFYPYEKATGRTSELLRADIVMISAMSSDFIALCKIVTKLRNRNFKGYIIAGGPISFEYAKLLREGTVDVVVVGEAEIPLRELLLRISRGEHGSLDSIPALAYRGPGGLVKLTSRHVHTPKEVLSSIRPWTRVDQAFEHPQIYRFYVEVVRGCSNFQRPMIRLPRTSCVECLRCKSQVLEERLECPAGILPGCGFCGVPYMFGPPRSREPRSIIKEVSDLVSHGARRIVLSAPDFLDYGRDELVKGPLTNPCYPPANVDAIEKLLNELASLEEVKGGKIAIMIENIKACLVNEDVGKILGRYLKGTTIHIGLETGCDWFNERVLGKPITVEHVIKASKILKDHGLRPYIYLMYALPAATREVYLETLKAVERLGKIPVEKITLYKYVNLPATAFEELLPDSKSHREYITRLKRLVDRYNMIAKRDLIGKGIEVFLLEEGKRTYGYPVKHGPVVFVKKTMKRRVSGCKGLVKVVSVNSRFVRGILISILECPERPRISQ, encoded by the coding sequence GTGCAAATCGCAGTTATAGATGCCCTTGCACGGGCCCAGGGGGAAAGGTACGCTACCTTCGATGTTGTGGGATCCGGGCCCCGCATCGTGGCCGGAATCTCAGAAGAGTTTGGAGAAGTGAGTTTTTATCCCTATGAAAAGGCTACGGGAAGAACCTCAGAGCTACTTAGGGCAGACATAGTAATGATCTCGGCCATGAGTAGCGACTTTATTGCCCTCTGCAAGATAGTTACCAAATTACGTAACCGGAACTTTAAGGGTTACATCATTGCGGGAGGGCCAATAAGCTTCGAGTACGCTAAGCTACTTAGAGAAGGTACGGTAGATGTTGTTGTAGTAGGAGAGGCTGAAATACCGCTCAGAGAGCTCCTCTTACGCATCTCAAGGGGTGAGCACGGCTCACTGGACTCTATTCCTGCTCTAGCGTATAGAGGGCCGGGTGGACTAGTAAAACTCACATCAAGACACGTCCATACACCTAAAGAAGTTCTTTCCAGCATAAGGCCTTGGACACGTGTAGATCAGGCATTTGAACACCCCCAAATATACAGATTTTACGTTGAAGTTGTAAGGGGGTGCAGCAATTTCCAGCGACCCATGATCAGGCTACCGAGAACGAGTTGTGTTGAGTGCTTAAGGTGTAAAAGTCAAGTTCTCGAGGAGAGGCTTGAATGCCCTGCCGGCATCTTACCGGGATGTGGTTTTTGCGGTGTACCTTACATGTTTGGCCCTCCGCGAAGCAGGGAGCCGCGATCTATAATTAAAGAGGTTTCGGACCTGGTAAGTCATGGTGCACGAAGAATAGTTTTAAGCGCGCCCGACTTCTTAGACTATGGTAGAGATGAGCTAGTTAAAGGGCCTCTTACAAACCCCTGCTACCCCCCGGCAAACGTAGATGCCATTGAGAAACTGCTGAATGAACTTGCGTCACTTGAAGAAGTCAAAGGGGGTAAAATAGCGATCATGATTGAGAACATTAAAGCTTGCTTGGTTAACGAGGACGTAGGTAAGATCCTGGGTAGATACTTGAAAGGGACAACCATCCACATCGGTCTTGAAACTGGGTGCGACTGGTTTAATGAAAGGGTACTGGGAAAGCCGATCACGGTAGAACACGTAATTAAGGCCTCTAAGATCTTAAAGGATCATGGGTTAAGGCCCTACATATATTTAATGTATGCATTGCCCGCCGCGACGAGAGAAGTCTACTTAGAAACACTAAAAGCCGTTGAAAGGCTAGGGAAAATTCCCGTTGAAAAAATTACGCTCTACAAGTACGTTAACCTACCGGCAACAGCGTTCGAGGAGCTGCTACCGGACAGTAAGAGCCATAGGGAGTACATCACTCGACTAAAAAGACTCGTGGATAGGTATAACATGATCGCGAAAAGGGACCTCATAGGTAAGGGGATCGAAGTGTTCCTCCTCGAAGAAGGAAAACGCACTTACGGTTACCCAGTTAAGCACGGTCCCGTCGTGTTTGTCAAGAAAACCATGAAGAGACGTGTAAGTGGTTGCAAGGGCCTCGTAAAGGTGGTCAGCGTGAATAGTAGATTTGTACGCGGCATTCTCATCTCTATTTTAGAGTGTCCAGAGCGACCTCGAATTTCTCAATGA
- a CDS encoding DUF47 domain-containing protein produces the protein MSITMGLRMFEERGESLVEMTAVEQLINMCRIVRDELEILGNMLKNYNEQSEASMEKIYEKVRSVKNRGEDAVMLVMEYLVKSSEVMLYSSSYINMIRGLDKIVQQIDGVAYRILLAHESKVLLDKGVLETFMKMIELERQQLGAIENAVSRIRLSPKKVMEEVNVVFKIEEEIDTMFRKSLFDIYTRYSGYITALLILKDIFEHLEDISDFLKNVGEEIRYLALARSAR, from the coding sequence GTGAGCATTACAATGGGATTGAGGATGTTCGAGGAGAGAGGGGAATCACTGGTTGAGATGACGGCGGTCGAGCAGCTCATTAACATGTGCAGAATCGTAAGAGACGAGCTTGAAATACTTGGTAACATGTTGAAAAACTATAACGAGCAGTCTGAGGCATCCATGGAGAAAATATATGAAAAGGTTAGAAGCGTCAAGAACCGCGGCGAAGACGCCGTAATGCTAGTCATGGAGTACCTGGTCAAGAGTAGTGAGGTGATGCTATACTCCTCGAGCTACATAAACATGATCAGGGGGCTCGACAAAATAGTTCAGCAAATAGATGGAGTTGCTTACCGAATACTACTAGCACATGAAAGTAAGGTCTTGCTGGATAAAGGAGTGCTGGAGACATTCATGAAGATGATAGAACTCGAAAGACAGCAACTAGGTGCAATTGAGAACGCGGTTTCAAGGATAAGACTTTCACCGAAGAAGGTGATGGAAGAGGTGAACGTGGTCTTCAAGATCGAAGAGGAGATAGACACGATGTTCAGGAAGAGCTTATTTGATATATACACAAGGTATTCGGGCTACATAACGGCACTCTTAATATTGAAAGACATATTCGAGCACCTGGAGGACATAAGCGACTTCCTCAAGAACGTTGGTGAGGAAATACGCTACTTGGCACTAGCAAGGTCAGCGAGGTAG
- the endA gene encoding tRNA-intron lyase, which produces MELRGCYGFLLGNRVVVFDYKCANDTYWTGYYGTFLGVNKPRNKDIKAPLELSIIEATYLVEKGLLNVIENGHLLNREELLETGRRRVNKFDALYKVYCDLKSRGFIVRRGLKFGCDYLVYRYGPGIDHAPFGVLVYNHNEDIDPIELVRSGRLLHSVRKKLLIATVSSDRVKYFVLSWWKP; this is translated from the coding sequence GTGGAGCTGAGAGGTTGTTATGGATTCCTACTCGGTAATAGAGTAGTAGTATTTGACTATAAGTGCGCAAACGACACGTACTGGACCGGGTATTACGGAACCTTTCTTGGCGTAAATAAACCGAGAAACAAGGATATAAAGGCCCCCCTCGAACTCTCAATAATTGAAGCGACTTACTTGGTTGAGAAGGGCTTACTGAACGTCATTGAAAACGGGCACCTGCTAAACCGCGAGGAGCTGCTCGAAACCGGAAGACGCCGTGTAAATAAGTTCGATGCTTTGTATAAAGTATACTGCGACTTAAAGTCTCGCGGCTTCATAGTGAGAAGGGGGCTCAAGTTCGGTTGCGACTACCTTGTATACCGTTACGGGCCTGGAATAGATCACGCGCCTTTCGGGGTCTTGGTTTACAACCATAACGAAGATATCGACCCAATAGAGCTTGTGAGGTCTGGCAGGTTGTTACACTCTGTTAGAAAGAAACTTTTAATAGCAACGGTGAGCAGTGATAGAGTAAAGTACTTCGTGCTTTCTTGGTGGAAGCCGTAA
- a CDS encoding UbiX family flavin prenyltransferase yields the protein MSPRRVDCKRSLITALTGASGIALGLWFLKHVSILKSYYECIYATYTEGAMKVARIEESVDLQHYLRSLDVDAVYFENDLEAPIASSSRLVHSDMVIVPASLNTTGKIANGIQDNLVTRAAGSILRLGGKLVVVVRETPLSPIDLRNLYRLSRAGAIILPATIAMYPRPKGIEDILDFITGKILDVLGIAHSLYDRWAST from the coding sequence ATGAGCCCGCGCAGGGTTGACTGCAAACGTTCTTTAATAACAGCGTTAACGGGGGCAAGCGGCATAGCCCTTGGACTATGGTTCCTAAAGCACGTCAGCATCCTAAAGAGTTACTATGAGTGCATATATGCTACCTACACGGAAGGAGCGATGAAGGTTGCGAGAATAGAGGAGAGCGTAGACCTGCAGCACTACTTGCGATCACTAGACGTTGATGCTGTGTACTTCGAAAACGACCTAGAAGCCCCTATAGCGAGCTCGAGTCGCCTTGTACACTCAGACATGGTCATAGTACCGGCATCCCTCAATACTACGGGAAAGATAGCTAATGGGATCCAGGACAACCTCGTTACAAGGGCGGCAGGTAGCATTCTCCGTTTAGGGGGGAAACTCGTGGTCGTTGTCAGGGAGACCCCGCTTTCTCCAATAGACTTGAGGAACTTGTATAGACTCTCGCGTGCAGGTGCCATAATACTCCCAGCTACGATAGCCATGTATCCTCGACCTAAGGGCATCGAAGACATCCTAGACTTCATCACCGGTAAAATTCTAGACGTGCTCGGTATCGCTCATAGCTTGTACGACAGGTGGGCGTCAACGTAG
- a CDS encoding L-threonylcarbamoyladenylate synthase, whose product MTVVFKLDPQQPDSLILAKAAEILRRGGIVAFPTETVYGLGAVVFNEEAVKKIFWAKLRPPDNPLIIHICDVNMLNEVAVDIPDKARRLMEAFWPGPLTLILPRHPRVPKIVTSGLDTVAVRMPAHPVALGLIRETRAPIAAPSANLAGKPSPTSAEHVIRDLYNRIDAIIDAGETVHGVESTIIDILAEPPVLLRPGAYAVEDIEKVLGEKIAVPEFARGYREADIALAPGMKYRHYAPDTPLILVEPLSGSIESLKKTILTSALKYVKEGLKVCIVATRETASTYTSLPNSIILELGSRFNVFEIAKNLFKTLRSLDDLDCDVAVVEGVEERGLGLAVMNRLRKASKTVIKA is encoded by the coding sequence ATGACCGTCGTGTTTAAACTCGACCCGCAACAACCAGATTCCCTGATTCTAGCCAAGGCCGCCGAAATTCTACGGAGAGGAGGAATCGTGGCGTTTCCAACGGAAACCGTTTACGGTCTAGGCGCGGTTGTCTTTAATGAAGAGGCCGTTAAAAAGATCTTCTGGGCTAAGCTGAGGCCGCCCGATAACCCCCTCATTATACACATATGCGATGTAAACATGCTCAATGAGGTCGCTGTAGATATACCCGACAAAGCCCGTAGGTTAATGGAGGCGTTTTGGCCGGGCCCCCTCACGTTGATTCTACCAAGACATCCACGCGTTCCAAAAATAGTTACGAGCGGGCTTGACACAGTAGCCGTGAGAATGCCGGCACACCCCGTGGCGTTGGGCTTAATTAGAGAAACAAGGGCACCCATAGCTGCCCCTAGCGCAAACCTCGCAGGTAAGCCTAGCCCTACAAGCGCCGAACACGTAATTAGGGACCTCTACAATAGAATAGATGCCATCATAGATGCCGGGGAAACAGTTCACGGCGTGGAGTCCACGATAATAGACATCCTCGCAGAACCCCCGGTGCTGCTCAGACCTGGCGCGTATGCCGTAGAGGACATTGAGAAAGTTTTAGGAGAAAAGATAGCGGTTCCCGAGTTCGCCCGTGGATACCGAGAAGCCGATATAGCACTTGCACCTGGAATGAAGTATAGGCACTATGCCCCAGACACCCCCCTAATCCTCGTAGAGCCCCTCTCCGGGAGCATTGAAAGCCTCAAAAAGACGATATTGACTAGCGCCTTGAAATATGTCAAAGAGGGATTAAAGGTATGCATAGTTGCAACGCGCGAAACAGCCTCCACTTACACATCGTTACCCAACTCTATTATACTGGAACTAGGTTCGCGGTTTAACGTGTTTGAAATTGCTAAAAACCTGTTCAAAACGTTAAGAAGCCTTGACGACCTGGACTGCGATGTTGCAGTCGTCGAGGGTGTAGAGGAGCGTGGCCTGGGTTTAGCGGTCATGAATAGGTTGAGGAAGGCTTCAAAGACGGTGATTAAAGCTTAG
- a CDS encoding tRNA(Met) cytidine acetyltransferase TmcA has product MKSDYRFTSRSLPSSFKRFMRDLGKLSERLIRARVRVLIALSGSDPTKLGVLASKLVNYYAGKWYKLESKKELTGLYVYHDEFPDAVKIKEVFEAEVSSVNSVDFEYSVYEKSEKYLGVTVQFLVMDLTKDLKPNDVGRLVGIVEGGGIIVFLTPPWETWDTHKTIFKETLTVPQFPEPRHVFITWIKKKLLDHDGIGVYDADNNRVIKKLELRRELKPYTRTVNIPKERSFPSEVYEHALTIDQVNVIKVLEYFYEKPKKGAKKVFVLTADRGRGKSCAVGIGVVGLLCLFRKVKPRFRVLVTSPEPGNVQSLMSLAMKVLDKLGYKYDVVKRGGNVVEVRGERFSIEYWEPLVIPKLKGDIVVVDEAAGIHVPLLYKILEAHNRVVFSTTIHGYEGAGRGFSVRFLRRLKSMEGVELYQYEMSEPIRYNYDDPVEEWLFKALLLDAEPVGLDEEDLKDIEAKRLVYTRYEPGELFENEEELRQLFGIYVLAHYRNEPDDLGMLADAPHHIVRAIKTTSGKVVCAVQIAQEGPIDPKMIGELLRGGKIPGNIIPDRFLKHARLIEFANTAGWRIVRIATHPAVQGKGVGSWALEKVFEEVKERGLDWLGSGFGVTEELLKFWIKNGFSVVHISPDRNPVSGEYTVLVIKPANEKAAKLVEIAKLEFKLKLLNSISVNYRELEPEVAYLMLDADPYFYHERPPAPSLIAIDRLWTYCTGPMTFEAAADLMYTIAKLHWLVSKEARPQLNRLQELLLITRALQGLSWDEAASMLKKPVKTLQEAGHEIACIYFEYFTGLKREAYKPGVSISSYKPGIPSY; this is encoded by the coding sequence TTGAAGAGCGATTACCGCTTCACGAGCAGGAGCCTGCCCTCCTCTTTTAAAAGATTTATGCGCGATCTGGGCAAGCTATCTGAGAGGCTCATTAGAGCTAGGGTACGGGTGCTCATAGCCCTATCAGGCTCCGATCCCACCAAGCTGGGGGTTCTCGCATCAAAACTAGTGAACTATTATGCTGGTAAGTGGTATAAGCTCGAGAGCAAAAAAGAACTAACCGGTCTTTACGTCTATCACGACGAATTCCCAGATGCGGTTAAGATTAAAGAGGTCTTCGAGGCCGAGGTTTCTAGCGTGAACTCAGTGGACTTTGAGTACTCTGTATATGAAAAGAGCGAGAAGTACCTCGGCGTGACAGTACAGTTCTTGGTGATGGATTTAACCAAGGACCTGAAGCCCAATGACGTTGGTAGATTGGTGGGCATCGTTGAAGGTGGAGGCATTATCGTGTTTCTCACCCCTCCATGGGAGACGTGGGACACCCACAAGACGATATTTAAGGAAACCCTTACCGTGCCTCAGTTCCCGGAGCCTAGACACGTGTTCATAACGTGGATCAAGAAAAAGCTCCTAGATCATGATGGTATAGGGGTATACGATGCTGATAACAACAGGGTCATCAAGAAACTAGAACTCAGGAGGGAACTTAAACCCTATACTAGAACGGTGAACATACCGAAAGAAAGGAGTTTTCCGAGCGAAGTTTACGAGCATGCGCTAACGATCGACCAGGTTAACGTGATTAAAGTCTTAGAATACTTCTACGAGAAGCCAAAAAAAGGCGCGAAGAAGGTCTTCGTCTTGACAGCCGATAGAGGTCGAGGTAAGAGTTGCGCCGTGGGAATAGGAGTAGTCGGGCTATTATGTTTATTCCGCAAAGTTAAACCCCGTTTTAGAGTTCTTGTAACGTCACCTGAGCCGGGCAACGTTCAATCCCTCATGAGCCTCGCAATGAAGGTCCTCGACAAGCTTGGATACAAGTATGACGTAGTAAAACGGGGAGGAAACGTGGTTGAAGTACGCGGAGAGAGATTTAGCATAGAGTACTGGGAACCATTAGTGATACCGAAACTTAAAGGCGACATAGTCGTGGTTGATGAAGCGGCAGGTATACATGTACCTCTACTATACAAGATCCTCGAAGCCCACAATAGGGTAGTATTTTCCACCACCATACACGGTTACGAAGGCGCGGGTAGGGGTTTTTCCGTCAGGTTTTTGAGAAGACTGAAAAGCATGGAAGGCGTGGAGCTGTATCAATACGAGATGAGCGAGCCAATACGCTACAACTACGATGACCCCGTAGAAGAGTGGCTGTTTAAAGCCCTACTACTAGATGCGGAGCCCGTAGGACTAGATGAGGAAGACTTGAAAGACATCGAAGCTAAGAGGCTAGTGTACACGAGGTACGAACCCGGGGAGCTATTTGAAAACGAAGAAGAGCTCAGGCAACTATTCGGCATATACGTGCTCGCACATTACAGAAACGAACCCGACGACCTCGGAATGCTGGCAGATGCACCACACCACATAGTAAGGGCTATTAAGACGACTTCGGGTAAGGTAGTCTGCGCGGTGCAAATAGCGCAGGAAGGTCCCATAGACCCGAAAATGATCGGCGAGTTGTTGCGGGGAGGCAAGATCCCCGGCAACATCATACCGGACAGGTTTCTTAAACACGCGAGGTTGATAGAGTTCGCGAATACCGCTGGCTGGCGCATAGTGAGAATAGCTACACACCCAGCCGTACAAGGTAAGGGTGTAGGTAGTTGGGCATTGGAAAAGGTATTCGAGGAGGTTAAAGAGAGGGGCCTAGACTGGTTGGGTTCAGGGTTCGGGGTTACGGAGGAGCTCTTAAAATTCTGGATTAAAAACGGATTTAGCGTTGTTCACATAAGCCCTGACAGAAACCCCGTTAGTGGAGAGTACACGGTGCTGGTGATAAAGCCTGCTAACGAAAAAGCTGCAAAACTCGTCGAAATAGCTAAGTTAGAGTTCAAGTTGAAACTGCTTAACAGTATCTCGGTAAACTACAGAGAGCTTGAACCCGAGGTAGCTTACTTAATGCTAGATGCCGATCCCTATTTTTACCATGAAAGGCCCCCGGCACCCTCACTAATAGCCATTGACAGGCTCTGGACTTACTGCACAGGCCCTATGACGTTTGAAGCGGCCGCTGACTTGATGTACACCATTGCAAAGCTTCACTGGCTTGTAAGCAAAGAAGCCAGACCTCAACTTAACAGGTTACAGGAACTACTACTGATCACAAGGGCCCTTCAAGGGCTATCCTGGGATGAAGCCGCCAGCATGCTCAAAAAACCCGTAAAGACCCTTCAAGAAGCCGGTCACGAGATAGCATGCATATACTTTGAATATTTCACTGGTCTCAAACGCGAAGCATATAAGCCCGGGGTGTCCATCTCATCATATAAGCCCGGAATACCAAGCTACTAG
- a CDS encoding CDC48 family AAA ATPase, whose product MSQGSNRTERVVKLRVAEAKSRDVGRKIARIDKEAMKRLGVEIGDFIEIVGPKGREVLKVWPAYPEDEGTGLVRIDGTVRKIIGASPGDYVTVRPIRVDPASRIVVAPVEHMPRVGADPEYFAQVIKKYLHGNPVKRGDVIDIPFYGMVLRFVITSVQPSAVVYVTDETFIEVRWQPVRPELLGEGVPPVTWEDIGDLEEVKQKIREIVELPMKHPELFERLGIEPPKGILLYGPPGTGKTLLAKALANEIGAHFTSINGPEIMSKFYGESEERLRKIFEEAQANAPAIIFIDEIDSIAPKREEVVGEVEKRVVAQLLALMDGLKERGKVVVIGATNRPEALDPALRRPGRFDREIEIPPPDKRARREILAVHTRNMPLAEDVDLDKIAEMTHGYTGADIAALVKEAAMSALRRFIQQENIDLNQPTIPAEKLEKLGVTMEDFLIAMKSIQPSLMREVIVEIPEVRWSDIGGLDDVKQELRESIEWPMRYPHVFEKMGIEPPKGILLFGPPGTGKTLLAKAVATESGANFIAIRGPEILSKWVGESERAIREIFRRARMVAPAIVFFDEIDSIAGVRGSDPSGVIDRIVNQLLTELDGIQPLRRVIVIAATNRPDLLDPALLRPGRFDKLVYVPPPDYKARVEIFKVHTRKVPLAEDVDLQELAKRTEGYTGADIAAVCKEAAMLALRETFARSGSLQVTRVEIRHFTDALNKIPPSLNRADIEMYDKLAKELKRVSTSGGFKRIQLPYG is encoded by the coding sequence ATGTCCCAAGGATCCAATCGCACGGAGAGAGTCGTTAAACTGAGAGTTGCCGAGGCGAAATCGCGAGATGTTGGTAGGAAAATAGCTAGAATAGACAAAGAAGCTATGAAGAGGCTTGGAGTCGAAATAGGGGACTTCATCGAGATCGTGGGGCCGAAGGGCAGGGAGGTATTAAAGGTCTGGCCAGCGTACCCCGAAGACGAAGGCACCGGGCTTGTTAGGATAGATGGCACGGTGAGGAAGATCATAGGGGCGTCACCCGGAGACTACGTTACCGTAAGGCCGATCAGGGTGGATCCGGCGTCCCGGATTGTCGTTGCCCCCGTCGAGCACATGCCCCGGGTTGGTGCTGACCCCGAATACTTCGCGCAGGTAATCAAGAAGTACCTACATGGAAACCCGGTTAAGCGCGGGGACGTGATTGACATACCATTTTACGGCATGGTCTTGAGATTTGTTATTACGAGTGTACAGCCATCTGCCGTAGTTTACGTTACCGATGAAACCTTTATCGAAGTTAGATGGCAGCCCGTGAGACCAGAGCTCTTAGGCGAGGGTGTGCCCCCCGTAACGTGGGAGGATATAGGTGATCTGGAGGAGGTGAAGCAGAAAATCAGGGAGATCGTTGAGCTACCGATGAAACACCCCGAGCTCTTTGAAAGGCTCGGCATTGAGCCGCCGAAGGGGATACTCCTGTATGGCCCCCCGGGAACGGGTAAGACCTTATTAGCAAAAGCCCTCGCCAATGAGATAGGTGCGCACTTCACCAGCATTAACGGCCCCGAAATAATGAGCAAGTTCTACGGCGAATCAGAAGAAAGGCTCAGAAAGATATTCGAAGAAGCCCAAGCAAACGCCCCGGCAATAATATTCATTGACGAAATAGATAGCATTGCGCCTAAGAGGGAGGAGGTGGTTGGCGAAGTTGAGAAGAGGGTAGTAGCTCAGCTACTAGCCCTAATGGACGGATTAAAGGAGCGCGGTAAGGTAGTTGTTATAGGCGCAACTAATAGGCCTGAAGCACTCGACCCCGCGCTGAGGAGGCCGGGAAGGTTTGATAGGGAAATAGAAATACCACCGCCCGATAAGAGGGCTAGGAGGGAGATCTTAGCAGTACACACTAGGAACATGCCGTTAGCGGAGGATGTGGACTTGGATAAGATAGCGGAAATGACGCACGGTTATACTGGCGCGGACATCGCAGCACTGGTTAAAGAAGCAGCCATGAGCGCTCTTAGGCGGTTTATACAGCAGGAAAACATTGACTTGAACCAGCCTACAATACCGGCTGAGAAGCTTGAAAAACTCGGAGTTACTATGGAGGACTTCCTAATAGCGATGAAGTCGATCCAGCCATCACTAATGAGGGAGGTAATAGTTGAAATACCCGAAGTTAGGTGGAGCGACATCGGCGGCCTCGATGACGTTAAGCAAGAACTCAGAGAGAGCATTGAGTGGCCCATGAGGTACCCCCACGTCTTCGAAAAAATGGGCATCGAGCCTCCAAAGGGCATTTTACTCTTCGGCCCGCCCGGCACGGGTAAGACCCTGCTGGCGAAGGCTGTGGCTACTGAGAGTGGTGCTAACTTCATAGCTATTAGAGGCCCCGAAATACTGAGCAAGTGGGTCGGAGAATCCGAAAGAGCAATAAGAGAAATATTCAGGAGGGCCCGTATGGTGGCGCCCGCGATAGTCTTCTTCGACGAGATCGACTCTATAGCTGGCGTTAGAGGTAGCGATCCTAGCGGTGTTATTGACAGGATCGTTAACCAGCTACTTACGGAGCTCGACGGAATTCAACCGCTTCGCAGAGTAATAGTCATCGCTGCTACCAATAGACCGGACCTACTCGACCCCGCGCTACTGAGGCCTGGGCGGTTTGACAAACTCGTCTACGTGCCTCCACCGGATTACAAGGCTCGAGTGGAGATCTTTAAAGTACACACCAGAAAAGTGCCGTTAGCCGAAGACGTAGACCTCCAGGAACTCGCCAAGAGAACGGAGGGGTATACGGGTGCAGATATAGCTGCCGTCTGTAAAGAAGCAGCCATGCTGGCTCTTCGGGAAACGTTCGCTAGATCAGGCTCGTTACAGGTAACGCGGGTTGAAATAAGGCACTTTACCGATGCATTGAATAAAATACCGCCTAGTCTGAATAGGGCTGACATCGAAATGTACGATAAGCTAGCTAAAGAGTTGAAAAGGGTTAGTACGAGCGGGGGCTTTAAGCGCATACAGCTACCTTATGGTTAG
- a CDS encoding KaiC domain-containing protein, which translates to MVERVKTGIPGFDEILGGGIPKRSVVLLSGGPGTGKSILSMQFLWNGLQVGEPGIYVTLEEHPVQVRVNMKNFGWDIRQYEHEGKFAIVDAFTAGIGESARREKYVVKDPDSVDELVDVLRMAIRETSAQRVAIDSVSTLYLTKPSVARAIVLQLKRVLSGMGTTSILVSQVSVTERGFGGPGVEHAADGIVRLDLDEVEGELVRSIVVWKMRGTSHSMKRHVFEITDKGIVIYPDRVFKASRY; encoded by the coding sequence GTGGTTGAGCGCGTAAAGACCGGTATACCTGGATTTGATGAGATATTGGGTGGTGGAATACCCAAGAGAAGCGTGGTCTTACTGAGTGGAGGTCCAGGTACGGGTAAGAGCATTCTTTCAATGCAGTTTTTATGGAATGGCTTACAGGTAGGAGAACCCGGAATATACGTTACACTAGAAGAGCACCCCGTTCAGGTAAGAGTGAACATGAAGAATTTTGGGTGGGATATTAGGCAGTATGAGCATGAAGGTAAGTTCGCGATCGTAGACGCTTTCACAGCTGGTATTGGCGAGTCCGCGAGGAGGGAGAAATACGTTGTCAAAGACCCTGACAGTGTTGATGAGCTAGTAGATGTGCTCAGGATGGCGATTAGGGAGACGAGCGCTCAGAGGGTAGCCATAGACAGTGTCTCAACGCTGTACCTGACAAAGCCCTCGGTGGCGAGAGCCATTGTCCTGCAACTAAAGAGGGTTCTCTCCGGTATGGGCACTACCAGTATCCTGGTCTCCCAGGTTTCAGTAACAGAGCGCGGTTTCGGCGGGCCGGGCGTAGAGCATGCCGCAGACGGTATTGTTAGGCTGGACTTGGATGAAGTCGAGGGCGAGCTGGTAAGAAGCATTGTAGTGTGGAAAATGAGAGGTACAAGTCACAGCATGAAAAGGCACGTCTTTGAAATAACAGATAAGGGCATCGTGATCTACCCGGACAGGGTTTTTAAAGCTAGTCGCTACTAG
- a CDS encoding phosphoribosyltransferase family protein, with protein sequence MDSETAKVKYISWNAVRGALNELAKRVAKEYKPEVIVAIAKGGLVPARVLSDLLGVDEIGLVEAKFYRGVAIRGDKPFIKSLALPRIQGRSVLVVDDVVDSGRTIQLVIDTLAVQAPKALKSAVLYLKPWSTYTPDYFYAVANEWIVFPWEVCEALNEGVLIRDEEFVDTSKYCVAASSD encoded by the coding sequence ATGGACAGCGAGACAGCGAAGGTAAAGTACATCTCGTGGAATGCTGTACGGGGAGCACTTAACGAGCTCGCCAAGCGCGTTGCTAAAGAGTATAAGCCGGAAGTCATAGTGGCAATAGCCAAGGGTGGGCTAGTGCCGGCTAGGGTGCTCTCGGATCTCCTAGGGGTGGACGAGATCGGCCTCGTGGAAGCCAAGTTCTATAGGGGTGTCGCCATTAGGGGGGATAAACCGTTCATAAAGTCCCTCGCCCTGCCCCGAATACAGGGTAGGAGCGTACTAGTAGTCGATGATGTGGTTGACAGCGGTAGAACAATACAGCTAGTCATAGACACACTAGCCGTTCAAGCACCCAAGGCGCTGAAATCGGCCGTCCTGTACTTGAAGCCTTGGAGTACCTATACCCCGGATTACTTCTACGCCGTCGCAAACGAGTGGATCGTGTTTCCGTGGGAGGTCTGTGAGGCTCTGAACGAGGGGGTTTTAATACGCGACGAGGAGTTCGTAGATACCAGTAAGTACTGCGTTGCCGCTAGTAGCGACTAG